One segment of Rhipicephalus sanguineus isolate Rsan-2018 chromosome 6, BIME_Rsan_1.4, whole genome shotgun sequence DNA contains the following:
- the LOC119396679 gene encoding nuclear inhibitor of protein phosphatase 1, protein MANHYDVPSWAGKPPVGLHLDVLKGEKLIQKLMIDEKKCYLFGRNPDLNDFVIDHQSCSRVHAALVYHKHLQRAFLVDLGSTHGTFIGTIRLEQHKPTQLPVDSKFHFGASTRLYILRERPQKLAARQGDDSTVTEEVEGGLLGLPETETELDNLTEYNTAHNRRITMLGIPDEELKPPNRKQKNLSVKFNEEEDVINPEDVDPSIGRFRNLVHTAVIPKKKAKMDTGDPLSTLLPDSDKSSHMHPFSKPESTHVSHLSTIFSPMLSAKLGLHLPNPAPEIEPAGAPLENPAAPVVTVHPAVVDANLPPEPKKKKYAKEAWPGKKPVPSLLM, encoded by the exons ATGGCGAATCACTACGATGTGCCGTCTTG GGCTGGAAAGCCTCCTGTCGGATTGCATCTCGATGTTCTGAAAGGCGAGAAGCTTATACAG AAACTCATGATAGATGAGAAAAAGTGCTACTTGTTCGGACGAAACCCCGATCTGAACGACTTTGTCATCGACCATCAGTCGTGTTCTCGTGTCCATGCTGCGCTCGTCTATCACAAGCACCTGCAGAGGGCATTCCTGGTTGACCTGGGAAGCA cacatggaaCATTCATCGGCACCATTCGGCTGGAGCAGCACAAGCCCACCCAGCTGCCTGTGGACAGCAAGTTCCACTTTGGTGCATCCACTCGCCTCTACATCCTGCGTGAACGGCCCCAGAAGCTGGCCGCGCGGCAAGGTGACGATTCGACCGTGACGGAGGAAGTGGAAGGTGGCCTTCTCGGCCTCCCCGAGACTGAGACCGAGCTTGAT AATCTGACCGAGTACAACACTGCCCACAACCGGAGAATAACGATGCTCGGTATCCCTGATGAAGAGCTGAAACCTCCAAACAGGAAGCAGAAAAACCTCAGCGTCAAGTTCAACGAGGAGGAGGACGTTATTAATCCGG AGGATGTGGACCCATCCATAGGAAGGTTTCGCAACTTGGTCCACACTGCAGTCATCCCAAAAAAG AAGGCAAAGATGGACACTGGAGACCCACTGAGCACCCTGTTGCCTGACTCGGACAAGTCGAGCCACATGCACCCCTTCTCAAAGCCCGAATCCACGCACGTCTCTCACCTAAGTACCATCTTCTCGCCAATGCTCTCGGCCAAGCTCGGGCTTCACCTGCCAAATCCTGCGCCCGAGATCGAGCCGGCCGGTGCTCCCCTCGAGAACCCTGCTGCACCGGTGGTAACGGTGCACCCAGCTGTAGTGGATGCCAACCTACCGCCGGAACCCAAGAAGAAGAAGTACGCCAAAGAAGCATGGCCCGGAAAGAAGCCAGTGCCCTCGTTACTCATGTGA
- the LOC119396676 gene encoding macoilin isoform X3: MYIEATVRLKDIKNTAFHLDLCRPFAAHCIGYPMVTMSFCVKSYIGYRMRLRKQKEVAKENDFYLQLLQQALPPEPPSITSSSSDKSLCKMGEESPPASNGFLGSRKARYAEADVKSHSTAPTDKHEFECQQAADAEGSAAPPPRRTSSVNDFDASTDEVRDKTAFKVNGVCSNGGSGMLSPSVTTRSSKWNQQQQQANCTKEAVSTASGGSTSRRAAKNNCTTTNNNLSNSSLTATPLAVTGHHPRDEHYQRLEADVKRLKTDLQASRQTEQELRSQLHSLSAGERSVKNELLQLQQDNESLQNKLHNLVTARQQDKSNVSLLEKRLQEERKLRSVLETQLSQERKAKKAEEAAAARAAVAMATARSECTESCKARRRDLENDVRQLRRDLKVREDQLRAMEREAQSLRQYKDSIGDTEILMSALSAMQDKNAHLENSLSAETRLKMDLFSALGEAKRQQEICQAMLNHKEKEVEDLKTKIAEVMAVMPATSTYPAAPAPVPLDSELVSSLLYSPKFITSPGPATEEKKIPKSNLDPNASVYTPKMVPSDH, translated from the exons ATGTACATAGAAGCTACAGTGCGGCTCAAAGACATAAAAAACACGGCCTTCCACTTAGACCTGTGCAGGCCATTTGCAGCGCATTG CATAGGTTATCCTATGGTTACGATGAGCTTCTGTGTCAAAAGCTACATTGGCTACAGGATGCGACTT AGAAAGCAGAAAGAAGTGGCCAAGGAGAACGACTTCTATCTTCAGCTCTTGCAGCAGGCGTTACCTCCCGAACCTCCCAGTATAACGTCGAGCAGCTCTGACAAAT CACTGTGCAAAATGGGCGAGGAAAGCCCCCCGGCCAGCAACGGGTTCCTGGGGAGTCGCAAGGCACGGTACGCGGAGGCTGACGTCAAGAGCCACTCAACTGCGCCAACGGACAAGCACGAATTTGAGTGCCAGCAGGCAGCCGACGCGGAGGGCAGCGCAGCACCGCCGCCGCGTCGCACATCCAGTGTGAACGACTTTGATGCCAGCACCGACGAAGTGCGTGACAAGACTGCTTTCAAAGTGAACGGCGTTTGCAGCAACGGCGGGAGCGGCATGTTATCTCCCAGCGTCACGACGCGGTCATCCAAGTggaatcagcagcagcagcaggccaactgcaccaagGAGGCGGTGTCGACTGCCTCCGGCGGCAGCACAAGCCGGCGAGCAGCCAAGAACAATTGCACGACGACAAACAACAATCTCAGCAATTCGTCGCTCACGGCGACGCCGCTTGCTGTTACGGGCCACCATCCTAGGGATGAGCACTATCAGAG GCTGGAGGCCGACGTCAAGCGGCTCAAGACTGACCTGCAGGCAAGTCGACAGACGGAGCAGGAACTGCGGTCACAGCTGCACAGCCTAAGTGCAGGCGAGCGGTCCGTCAAGAACGAACTGCTCCAACTACAGCAGGATAACGAGAGTCTGCAGAACAA GCTGCATAATCTGGTGACAGCGCGGCAGCAGGACAAGTCCAACGTTAGCCTGCTGGAAAAGCGGCTGCAGGAGGAGAGGAAGCTCCGTAGCGTCTTGGAGACGCAGCTCAGCCAGGAGCGCAAGGCCAAGAAGGCCGAGGAGGCCGCAGCCGCACGGGCAGCGGTCGCCATGGCCACAGCGAG GAGCGAGTGCACAGAGAGCTGCAAAGCGCGGCGGCGAGACCTCGAGAACGATGTGCGGCAGCTCAGGAGGGACCTCAAGGTCCGAGAAGATCAGCTGCGTGCCATGGAGCGGGAGGCGCAA TCTTTGCGGCAGTACAAAGACTCCATTGGGGACACAGAGATCCTCATGTCTGCACTGTCAGCCATGCAAGACAAGAACGCACACTTGGAAAACTCGCTCAGCGCAGAGACGAGGTTAAAGATGGATCTCTTCTCGGCACTTGGCGAGGCAAAGCGGCAGCAGGAGATTTGCCAAG caaTGCTGAACCACAAGGAGAAGGAGGTTGAAGACCTGAAGACCAAGATAGCCGAGGTGATGGCGGTGATGCCCGCCACCAGCACCTACCCGGCGGCACCCGCACCGGTGCCGCTCGACTCGGAGCTGGTTTCGTCCCTCCTGTACAGCCCCAAGTTCATCACGTCGCCCGGCCCCGCCACCGAGGAGAAGAAAATCCCAAAGTCCAATCTGGACCCAAATGCCTCCGTCTACACGCCCAAGATGGTCCCTTCCGACCACTGA
- the LOC119396676 gene encoding macoilin isoform X2, with amino-acid sequence MKRRNAECGKIRRPGKRAKITEGIYGSTFVYIKFLLLWALLLLADFILELRFEFLWPFWLLLRSVYDSFKYQGLAFSVFFVFIALTSDMICFLFLPVHVLFFVASTYVWGQYVWHTERGICLPTLSLWLFFMYIEATVRLKDIKNTAFHLDLCRPFAAHCIGYPMVTMSFCVKSYIGYRMRLRKQKEVAKENDFYLQLLQQALPPEPPSITSSSSDKSLCKMGEESPPASNGFLGSRKARYAEADVKSHSTAPTDKHEFECQQAADAEGSAAPPPRRTSSVNDFDASTDEVRDKTAFKVNGVCSNGGSGMLSPSVTTRSSKWNQQQQQANCTKEAVSTASGGSTSRRAAKNNCTTTNNNLSNSSLTATPLAVTGHHPRDEHYQRLEADVKRLKTDLQASRQTEQELRSQLHSLSAGERSVKNELLQLQQDNESLQNKLHNLVTARQQDKSNVSLLEKRLQEERKLRSVLETQLSQERKAKKAEEAAAARAAVAMATARSECTESCKARRRDLENDVRQLRRDLKVREDQLRAMEREAQSLRQYKDSIGDTEILMSALSAMQDKNAHLENSLSAETRLKMDLFSALGEAKRQQEICQAMLNHKEKEVEDLKTKIAEVMAVMPATSTYPAAPAPVPLDSELVSSLLYSPKFITSPGPATEEKKIPKSNLDPNASVYTPKMVPSDH; translated from the exons ATGAAGAGACGGAATGCCGAGTGCGGGAAAATCAGACGACCCGGCAAGCGAGCAAAAATAACTGAAGGCATTTACGGCAG CACATTTGTGTACATCAAGTTCCTCCTTCTGTGggcactgctgctgctggccgatTTCATCCTGGAGCTGCGCTTTGAGTTCCTCTGGCCCTTCTGGCTGCTCCTGCGAAGCGTATATGATTCGTTCAAGTACCAGGGACTG GCCTTCTCGGTGTTCTTTGTGTTCATCGCCCTTACGTCAGACATGATCTGCTTCCTGTTCCTGCCCGTCCACGTCCTTTTCTTTGTGGCCAGCACGTATGTGTGGGGGCAGTACGTCTGGCACACAG AACGGGGCATATGTCTTCCGACCCTGTCGCTGTGGCTGTTTTTCATGTACATAGAAGCTACAGTGCGGCTCAAAGACATAAAAAACACGGCCTTCCACTTAGACCTGTGCAGGCCATTTGCAGCGCATTG CATAGGTTATCCTATGGTTACGATGAGCTTCTGTGTCAAAAGCTACATTGGCTACAGGATGCGACTT AGAAAGCAGAAAGAAGTGGCCAAGGAGAACGACTTCTATCTTCAGCTCTTGCAGCAGGCGTTACCTCCCGAACCTCCCAGTATAACGTCGAGCAGCTCTGACAAAT CACTGTGCAAAATGGGCGAGGAAAGCCCCCCGGCCAGCAACGGGTTCCTGGGGAGTCGCAAGGCACGGTACGCGGAGGCTGACGTCAAGAGCCACTCAACTGCGCCAACGGACAAGCACGAATTTGAGTGCCAGCAGGCAGCCGACGCGGAGGGCAGCGCAGCACCGCCGCCGCGTCGCACATCCAGTGTGAACGACTTTGATGCCAGCACCGACGAAGTGCGTGACAAGACTGCTTTCAAAGTGAACGGCGTTTGCAGCAACGGCGGGAGCGGCATGTTATCTCCCAGCGTCACGACGCGGTCATCCAAGTggaatcagcagcagcagcaggccaactgcaccaagGAGGCGGTGTCGACTGCCTCCGGCGGCAGCACAAGCCGGCGAGCAGCCAAGAACAATTGCACGACGACAAACAACAATCTCAGCAATTCGTCGCTCACGGCGACGCCGCTTGCTGTTACGGGCCACCATCCTAGGGATGAGCACTATCAGAG GCTGGAGGCCGACGTCAAGCGGCTCAAGACTGACCTGCAGGCAAGTCGACAGACGGAGCAGGAACTGCGGTCACAGCTGCACAGCCTAAGTGCAGGCGAGCGGTCCGTCAAGAACGAACTGCTCCAACTACAGCAGGATAACGAGAGTCTGCAGAACAA GCTGCATAATCTGGTGACAGCGCGGCAGCAGGACAAGTCCAACGTTAGCCTGCTGGAAAAGCGGCTGCAGGAGGAGAGGAAGCTCCGTAGCGTCTTGGAGACGCAGCTCAGCCAGGAGCGCAAGGCCAAGAAGGCCGAGGAGGCCGCAGCCGCACGGGCAGCGGTCGCCATGGCCACAGCGAG GAGCGAGTGCACAGAGAGCTGCAAAGCGCGGCGGCGAGACCTCGAGAACGATGTGCGGCAGCTCAGGAGGGACCTCAAGGTCCGAGAAGATCAGCTGCGTGCCATGGAGCGGGAGGCGCAA TCTTTGCGGCAGTACAAAGACTCCATTGGGGACACAGAGATCCTCATGTCTGCACTGTCAGCCATGCAAGACAAGAACGCACACTTGGAAAACTCGCTCAGCGCAGAGACGAGGTTAAAGATGGATCTCTTCTCGGCACTTGGCGAGGCAAAGCGGCAGCAGGAGATTTGCCAAG caaTGCTGAACCACAAGGAGAAGGAGGTTGAAGACCTGAAGACCAAGATAGCCGAGGTGATGGCGGTGATGCCCGCCACCAGCACCTACCCGGCGGCACCCGCACCGGTGCCGCTCGACTCGGAGCTGGTTTCGTCCCTCCTGTACAGCCCCAAGTTCATCACGTCGCCCGGCCCCGCCACCGAGGAGAAGAAAATCCCAAAGTCCAATCTGGACCCAAATGCCTCCGTCTACACGCCCAAGATGGTCCCTTCCGACCACTGA
- the LOC119396678 gene encoding aspartate aminotransferase, mitochondrial, with protein MANALKNSLFGSLPKSAYGVTCARACSWWSHVEMGPPDPILGVTEAFKKDTNPKKMNLGVGAYRDDAGKPYVLPSVRKAEEIIMSKNLDKEYLPIGGMSEFCNASAQLAFGEDSDVVKSKRNTTVQGISGTGSLTIGAFFLGQFFKGNREIYMPTPTWGNHIPLFKRAGLAVKQYRYYDPKTCGFDFSGALQDIAKIPEESVILLHACAHNPTGVDPKPEQWKEISKVIKSRRLFPFLDMAYQGFATGDIDRDAAAVRLFAEDGHGFAVSQSFAKNMGLYGERVGAFTMVCGSKEEADRVMSQIKIIVRPTYSNPPIHGARIAHLILTDPELRQQWLKDVKGMADRIISMRTRLRDGLKREGSTKNWQHITDQIGMFCFTGMTQEQVARLIKEFSVYLTKDGRISVAGISSNNVDYLAHAMHQVTK; from the coding sequence ATGGCCAACGCTCTGAAGAACTCGTTGTTTGGTTCACTGCCGAAGAGCGCTTACGGAGTAACATGCGCACGCGCTTGCTCGTGGTGGTCACATGTCGAAATGGGCCCTCCCGACCCGATCCTGGGTGTTACGGAAGCCTTCAAGAAAGACACAAACCCGAAGAAGATGAACCTGGGTGTCGGGGCATACCGCGACGACGCCGGAAAGCCGTACGTCCTGCCTAGCGTGCGCAAAGCCGAGGAGATAATTATGTCGAAGAACTTGGACAAGGAGTACCTGCCCATCGGAGGTATGTCGGAATTCTGCAATGCCTCGGCGCAGCTGGCTTTCGGCGAAGACAGCGATGTCGTAAAGAGCAAGCGAAACACGACGGTTCAGGGCATATCCGGAACGGGCTCGCTCACAATCGGCGCTTTCTTCTTGGGCCAGTTCTTCAAGGGCAACCGCGAGATTTACATGCCCACACCGACGTGGGGCAATCACATACCACTTTTTAAGCGCGCCGGGCTCGCGGTTAAGCAGTACCGCTACTACGACCCCAAGACGTGCGGCTTCgatttcagcggcgcgctgcaagatATCGCCAAGATACCCGAGGAATCGGTCATCCTTCTTCACGCGTGCGCACATAACCCGACCGGCGTGGATCCGAAACCGGAGCAGTGGAAGGAGATATCGAAAGTGATCAAGAGCCGTCGCCTGTTTCCGTTCCTGGACATGGCGTACCAGGGATTCGCCACCGGAGACATCGACCGTGACGCGGCGGCCGTGCGGCTTTTCGCCGAAGACGGCCACGGCTTTGCTGTCTCCCAGTCTTTCGCCAAAAACATGGGCCTGTACGGCGAGCGTGTGGGCGCATTCACGATGGTTTGCGGCTCAAAGGAAGAAGCGGACCGTGTGATGTCCCAGATCAAGATCATCGTTCGACCCACCTACTCCAACCCGCCCATCCACGGCGCCCGAATCGCGCACCTGATTTTGACCGACCCCGAGCTGCGGCAGCAGTGGCTCAAGGACGTTAAGGGCATGGCGGATCGCATCATCAGCATGAGGACGCGACTGCGAGACGGTCTGAAGCGAGAAGGGTCCACGAAGAACTGGCAGCACATCACCGACCAGATCGGCATGTTCTGTTTCACCGGCATGACGCAAGAGCAGGTAGCTCGGCTCATTAAGGAGTTCAGCGTCTACCTCACCAAAGACGGCCGAATCTCAGTGGCAGGCATTTCTTCAAACAACGTAGACTACTTGGCACACGCGATGCACCAGGTCACCAAGTGA
- the LOC119396676 gene encoding macoilin isoform X1, giving the protein MKRRNAECGKIRRPGKRAKITEGIYGSTFVYIKFLLLWALLLLADFILELRFEFLWPFWLLLRSVYDSFKYQGLAFSVFFVFIALTSDMICFLFLPVHVLFFVASTYVWGQYVWHTGMAERGICLPTLSLWLFFMYIEATVRLKDIKNTAFHLDLCRPFAAHCIGYPMVTMSFCVKSYIGYRMRLRKQKEVAKENDFYLQLLQQALPPEPPSITSSSSDKSLCKMGEESPPASNGFLGSRKARYAEADVKSHSTAPTDKHEFECQQAADAEGSAAPPPRRTSSVNDFDASTDEVRDKTAFKVNGVCSNGGSGMLSPSVTTRSSKWNQQQQQANCTKEAVSTASGGSTSRRAAKNNCTTTNNNLSNSSLTATPLAVTGHHPRDEHYQRLEADVKRLKTDLQASRQTEQELRSQLHSLSAGERSVKNELLQLQQDNESLQNKLHNLVTARQQDKSNVSLLEKRLQEERKLRSVLETQLSQERKAKKAEEAAAARAAVAMATARSECTESCKARRRDLENDVRQLRRDLKVREDQLRAMEREAQSLRQYKDSIGDTEILMSALSAMQDKNAHLENSLSAETRLKMDLFSALGEAKRQQEICQAMLNHKEKEVEDLKTKIAEVMAVMPATSTYPAAPAPVPLDSELVSSLLYSPKFITSPGPATEEKKIPKSNLDPNASVYTPKMVPSDH; this is encoded by the exons ATGAAGAGACGGAATGCCGAGTGCGGGAAAATCAGACGACCCGGCAAGCGAGCAAAAATAACTGAAGGCATTTACGGCAG CACATTTGTGTACATCAAGTTCCTCCTTCTGTGggcactgctgctgctggccgatTTCATCCTGGAGCTGCGCTTTGAGTTCCTCTGGCCCTTCTGGCTGCTCCTGCGAAGCGTATATGATTCGTTCAAGTACCAGGGACTG GCCTTCTCGGTGTTCTTTGTGTTCATCGCCCTTACGTCAGACATGATCTGCTTCCTGTTCCTGCCCGTCCACGTCCTTTTCTTTGTGGCCAGCACGTATGTGTGGGGGCAGTACGTCTGGCACACAGGTATGGCTG AACGGGGCATATGTCTTCCGACCCTGTCGCTGTGGCTGTTTTTCATGTACATAGAAGCTACAGTGCGGCTCAAAGACATAAAAAACACGGCCTTCCACTTAGACCTGTGCAGGCCATTTGCAGCGCATTG CATAGGTTATCCTATGGTTACGATGAGCTTCTGTGTCAAAAGCTACATTGGCTACAGGATGCGACTT AGAAAGCAGAAAGAAGTGGCCAAGGAGAACGACTTCTATCTTCAGCTCTTGCAGCAGGCGTTACCTCCCGAACCTCCCAGTATAACGTCGAGCAGCTCTGACAAAT CACTGTGCAAAATGGGCGAGGAAAGCCCCCCGGCCAGCAACGGGTTCCTGGGGAGTCGCAAGGCACGGTACGCGGAGGCTGACGTCAAGAGCCACTCAACTGCGCCAACGGACAAGCACGAATTTGAGTGCCAGCAGGCAGCCGACGCGGAGGGCAGCGCAGCACCGCCGCCGCGTCGCACATCCAGTGTGAACGACTTTGATGCCAGCACCGACGAAGTGCGTGACAAGACTGCTTTCAAAGTGAACGGCGTTTGCAGCAACGGCGGGAGCGGCATGTTATCTCCCAGCGTCACGACGCGGTCATCCAAGTggaatcagcagcagcagcaggccaactgcaccaagGAGGCGGTGTCGACTGCCTCCGGCGGCAGCACAAGCCGGCGAGCAGCCAAGAACAATTGCACGACGACAAACAACAATCTCAGCAATTCGTCGCTCACGGCGACGCCGCTTGCTGTTACGGGCCACCATCCTAGGGATGAGCACTATCAGAG GCTGGAGGCCGACGTCAAGCGGCTCAAGACTGACCTGCAGGCAAGTCGACAGACGGAGCAGGAACTGCGGTCACAGCTGCACAGCCTAAGTGCAGGCGAGCGGTCCGTCAAGAACGAACTGCTCCAACTACAGCAGGATAACGAGAGTCTGCAGAACAA GCTGCATAATCTGGTGACAGCGCGGCAGCAGGACAAGTCCAACGTTAGCCTGCTGGAAAAGCGGCTGCAGGAGGAGAGGAAGCTCCGTAGCGTCTTGGAGACGCAGCTCAGCCAGGAGCGCAAGGCCAAGAAGGCCGAGGAGGCCGCAGCCGCACGGGCAGCGGTCGCCATGGCCACAGCGAG GAGCGAGTGCACAGAGAGCTGCAAAGCGCGGCGGCGAGACCTCGAGAACGATGTGCGGCAGCTCAGGAGGGACCTCAAGGTCCGAGAAGATCAGCTGCGTGCCATGGAGCGGGAGGCGCAA TCTTTGCGGCAGTACAAAGACTCCATTGGGGACACAGAGATCCTCATGTCTGCACTGTCAGCCATGCAAGACAAGAACGCACACTTGGAAAACTCGCTCAGCGCAGAGACGAGGTTAAAGATGGATCTCTTCTCGGCACTTGGCGAGGCAAAGCGGCAGCAGGAGATTTGCCAAG caaTGCTGAACCACAAGGAGAAGGAGGTTGAAGACCTGAAGACCAAGATAGCCGAGGTGATGGCGGTGATGCCCGCCACCAGCACCTACCCGGCGGCACCCGCACCGGTGCCGCTCGACTCGGAGCTGGTTTCGTCCCTCCTGTACAGCCCCAAGTTCATCACGTCGCCCGGCCCCGCCACCGAGGAGAAGAAAATCCCAAAGTCCAATCTGGACCCAAATGCCTCCGTCTACACGCCCAAGATGGTCCCTTCCGACCACTGA